CGGACGTCTAGGGGATCTAGGTATCATTGACAATAGTTTTGATGTGGCTATTTCTACAGCGTGTCCAAGATTGGATGATGTTGTTGTCGATACTGTAGAATGTGCGCAGCAATGCATTGATTActtaagaaaaaacaaacttgGTTACGCAAGATTTATCCTCTTGGATAGATTACGTCAATTCAATTTACAACCTATCAGTACACCAGAGAATGTACCAAGGCTATTCGATTTAGTTAAGCCCAAGGACCCAAAGTTCTCGAATGCGTTCTACAGTGTTCTTAGAGACACTTTAGTTGCTCGGAGTTTAAAGCAGGCCAATAATGTTGCCTATGGAAGGAAACGATTTAGAGTAGTCACTATAGATGGTAAACTAATTGATATCTCAGGTACAATAAGTGGTGGTGGTAACCATGTATCAAAAGGTCTCATGAGATTAGGCACGAATCAGTCAAACAAGATAGATGATTATACACCCGAAGAAGTAAATAAAATTGAGCATGAACTATccgaaagagaaaataactTCCGTGTGGCGAACGATACGGTCCACGAAATGGAGGCTgaactgaaaaatttaagaGATCAAGAACCAGCGATTGAATCTAAAATATCAAAGACCGAAATGGAAGCTGATTCCATAACGAGTGAATTGACACTAGCAGAACAACAAGTGAAGGAAGCGAGAATAGCATACCATAACGCACTAAGTGATAAAGCGCAAGTGAAcatgataatgaagaatttaGAACGTTTAAAAGGTGAACATGATGACTTGCAatcagaaacaaaaactaaaaaagaaaagatcaaggTCTTGCAAGGAGAAATTATGAAAATCGGTGGTACCAAACTGCAGAtgcaaaattcaaaagttgGATCGCTTTGTCAAAGGTTAGATATTCTAGTCGCCAAACTTAAGAAAGTTAAGTCCGGCATAAAGAAGTCGGAAGGAGATGTCCTAAAATTCCAGAAACAGCTCAAAAACTCCGAAAGAGATGTTgaattatcatcaaatgaATTAAAAGcgattgaagaaaaactgaaGCATACAAAACTGGATTTGTCAGAAAATGACATCAAAATGACTGAAACGTTCAACTTAAGAAGCGAATTAAAAGAGGAAAGCGAACAACTGAAGGAAATGGTAGCCGAAacggaagaaaatattgatgaattcaaATCCTTAGAGATTGAAATGAAGAACAAgttggaaaaattgaattctttattgatgcacatcaaaaaagaaataaaccAACAGGAGAAAGGATTGAGCGAACTCTCCATTAGAGATGTGACACATACACTAGAAATTCTCGACAATAATACTATGGACATCGTCAAGACAGATAACAAAATAGAGCAGGCAGTAGTCAAGGAAAAAAGGTCTAGCGAAACtcaagatgaaaaaaacatacaGGAAGAAGAGAGGACTTGTGATGATCACCATTCTATGGACATTGATGAAACTTCGAATGAGGTGATTAGAGGAATACCAAGGTTTTCTGAAGAGGAGCTAAAGGAGTTGGATATAGAACTacttgaaaaggaaattaGCGAACTGTCTTACTATATTGATGAGACAAATGTCGATATTGGAGTTTTGGAAGAGTATGCTAGACGTTTAGCCGAATTTAAAAGAAGGAAGCTCGATCTAAATCAAGCTGTTCAAAAAAGAGATGAAGTAAAGGGACAAGTAGAGGTccttaaaaagaaaaggttcGATGAGTTTATGACTGGCTTCAATATCATATCAATGaccttgaaagaaatgtaCCAAATGATCACTATGGGGGGAAATGCTGAATTAGAACTTGTAGACAGTCTAGATCCTTTTTCGGAAGGTGTCACATTTAGTGTTATGCCTCCTAAAAAGAGCTGGAGAAATATTACAAATCTTTCAGGTGGTGAAAAAACATTAAGTTCTTTGGCTCTCGTTTTTGCTTTACACAAATATAAACCAACCCCCCTTTATGTCATGGATGAAATAGATGCCGCCTTGGATTTCAGAAATGTCTCAATCGTAGCTAACTAtattaaagaaagaacCAAGAATGCACAATTCATTGTTATATCGTTGAGGAATAACATGTTTGAGTTAGCACAACAATTAGTTGGTATTTACAAAAGAGATAATAGAACCAGAAGTACCACGGtaaaaaatatagataTCTTAAATAGAACCTAGTTAGTACAACGATCAATTTAACAGTGCCTTTTGTTTGGAATATTCATTTCCATCAAAATAACATGAAGGTGGCACTCAACTCGTTATCAAGTAATATTCCTCTCATGTCCATATACCGTAAAATTAAAGGAGATAAAAGGTTAAGTTTTGCGCGTCAAAGACCAAAGATTTGCACTTATTCAACTAACACCACAAATTACAAATTAAAACAAGGTTTTTTAAGTaaaaatcaaattcaaGTTTTGTAAACATAAAGCCCAGGGCATTTATACTATATGCAAATATTAAATAAGTAAAACCAATGAATTAGGAATATGGTATTAGATTTTCAgtaaaatagaaaaaggTGCAGTTAATGCGTATCGTCCAATATCTTGACATACTGCTTTTCTGCAAGGTAAACTAGCTTCTGTACAGGTATTACCGCAGTTTGGTGAGTGAATTTTGGAAATCTCTTTCTGTTGACGCCAAACCATTCCATGGGTGGAGTGGCATCTCCCAGATCTCTTATTTGAGGTACTTCGATTTGTGGTTCTTCAAGCGCAATATAGTTGAACTTGGAAGCAGTTTCTTCCTTGTTGATCGATTCttcaagttcttcttctgtctGCCCAAATGAAATATTGGCTATTTGTGATCGACGAACAGCCAGTGCTTTTACGTGTGTGGTCCACATTTCTTTAATAAAGTTTACAGGTCCTAGATTCCACCTCACGGATATTTTGTCTGAAAAAGAGCACGCAAAAAGATATTCTAAGTTATTCGtcttctcttcttgtaAAGTTGTCATATGAACAGCAAGTTTCGGAATGTCAATGATAGTACCACCAACAATTTTGGACGCATAATGCATATAATCATCGATGGCGATGGAAGCCCCGACTTCCTCGTCgagttcttcttttgaagtaGAAAGAGCTGCTGAGACGTCCAAAACTTGCAATTGTAAATCtgtctttaattttttcccCGAATGTGTTTCCGAACGTATAGAGACTTTGTCAATCCTTACTACTAATACTTCCACATCAAATAAAGATATTGGCGAAATTTGAACCTTTAGGGAAGAAATGCTTACTGAGAGATCTGTTCTCAATAACTTTAAGGATCTCAAAATGTCTTTATATAATACTGGTTGCCTAGATTCACCAGGATTGGAATCCCGGAGTGTTTCcatatatgatattttattatccTGCCTCATACGTACAATGGTGTTGTAAATATCCAGGATATTAGCGGCAACTAATGCGGTAGAGCTGAGAATTATTTCATCTGATGAAAAGGAGACTTGTAACAAGTCGGGTAGAACCCCCTTGGCATCCTTTTCATTATGAAGCTGGAAGtgtatattatttatagTGCCGATTAAGAACATATGATAATCAAAAGCAGCCTTTATAGccatatcatcaatgttcAGGGAGGTAGAAACTAATGGATGAGTATTCTTACCCTTTTCGGGTGACCATTTGACTTCGGATAACCAGCTTGCGTTTGCAACTTCAAACAGACCGCTCAGTCTACCTTCTGAAGTTAGGCTAATACCATCAGTAAAGGCGTGCAGCAACTGCCGCTTCTCATCATAATGATCTGTGGCAAGCCATGTTCGCTGAGTCCTCAAAGAAATTACACCTAGAGAAGGACCCAAATCGACGTCACCACTAACATTTGTAAAAATAAGTGTGAAGCACCAGGGTATTTCAGTACCTAAGTCGACATGGCTGGTGGATGTTAGCGAATGCATATCAATTCCCTTATTAACAGATCTTTGTGCTGGACGTGTATGCAAAATGCTACTGAACCTCCATATgtctaaaaataaatacaGATTCTGAAGCTGCTTAACATTAAAAAAGACGTTTAGATCAGAAACCAACCCTATCCCATACATACTGATTACATCCGGATGTGTAAATAAAATAGTCAAGTCCATAAAACCGACTTCAAAAGATGTACTCACTTCCCTTGAAAATATATGCTTAATAGATGCTTTTGTGTGTTCTAAGGTTAAAGAAAACTCCAGAGGATGTTCGGAATCAAATTCATTGGTTGTCACACTAAATAAGAACGATTCAAATCCAACATCTGCTTGAACCTTAGCTTTCGGTTCACAGCTCAAGCTTAGCTGTTGTTTAGCCGATGTGAGTTTAACAGCTACATCAAATTGATCCAAGAGCCGCTTATAATCAACATTCTGTGGAGAGGGTTTCGTAAAATTTGGTTTCTCGTCGGTGCtatgtttttttatcatcttttgcAAACTTTCCGAAAATTCCATTAGTAAAGGAGCACAGCCTGCGTATAATGTATTATGCGTCGGATCAACAGTGATCAATGTTCTGATTTTATGTGGTCTAACTTTATCCTCATCGTGTTTATAGGTACAGTTTATAGTTACTACTGGACTTTTTATTTCGAACGATGGCTCACTCTTAGcttcaatatcttcataTGTGTAAACCCTAAAAACACCACCATCGTACTTGAAATTTGAATTAACAGATCTAATGTTATTGAGAAAGGGAGCCAAACTACTCGGGGCATTTTCCACACTTGAAGCAGCATAAATATTGCTATCTTCCGAATGGGAATTCTCAGAAACATCTAgaatgtttctttttagctCTTGAAATGCTCGCATGGACTGTAAAGTAGAGTCAATTACATCCATAAAAGACGGAACAAAGTTTACATCTAGAGCTTCACCATGGAATCTGAAAAACCAATCTTTCAACTCGCCACATCTTTTGAACCAATAAGATATTTGCATATTTGGTAAGAAGCTTCTATTATATTTATCCTTCTCGTTTCCTTCCGAAAAGAAGGTGCTTGATGTATTGCCATTTGCAACGGAGAAAAAAGAGTCCACAACTGTAAACTTGCCGAAATCCCTTTCATAAGCAGAAAACAGTCTATTATAACCTAGCATCAATCCTGGATCGGATCCTGTTCCGTACTGAAATAACCAGCCTATACAAAATTTGTACGATAGAATGTGTATAGAACGGAAATTTAGTGGTATTTCTTTCGGTTTATCACTTTTACCGGTGAACATTTTGATGTTCCAAATATTGGGGGCATGATGCTTTGTATAGTAATGGCCTAGGTCTAGTAGTTTATGCGCACCCCACATTAGTCTTAATAAAGAGTCAGGAGATAAGCAAACCCTAAAATGGGAACTCTCCACTTGGAAGGACTGTTCTGTGTCAATTGTTCTTTGTAAAGTGGATACTTTTATAGAAAAATCAAGCACTTTGGATAGACCAATAGGTAGTGATCtctcttttattaaaaataaaatgtttTCGATAGAAAACTGTCCTGTGACTTTGGTTTCTTCCGGAAGCATGCCGTTATTCGTATTGGTAAGTGAGAGTAGAAGCATGTGTAATTCAAACACAAAATATGTGGAAGCGACTGGAATGAGAATACCAAAATAACTAATACTAGTATCCAGTGTCCAGTTTATCATTAATGCAGGTACTtgcttctcttttttcgGTATGTTTGAgctaaaaaacaaagactTCAATGAACACAGAAGATTGATACCCTGGGAAGCAAGCTTCTCATCTTGCAAAAAACTGTTTACGATACGACGCGGCTCCGAAAAGGTTAACTTGATCATAGATATTGAAATATCAACGTTTATCAAGGAATAGCCCTCTTTAGAAACTCCCCCTttaatttcaatatcaccaaaagaaaatcttaAGTACTGTTCCTTTGTCTGGTGCGATGTCATGAAAAAATCAGTATCCCATATGCTTATCAAGATCTCATTCGAACCGAATTTGTTGAAGTAAATGTCAAGTTGTTTTGCTTCATGACGAATATAAAATGGAGAAAGCGGCATAATCTCTGAACTAACGTTTGAGAAATAACACGTCAATACAGTATTAATCTTTTGGCCAACAAACTGagactttttctttgatttagGCTTGAATTTTATACGTTCTTTAATCTTCAGTGCACTTTCTCTGATTTCAGTAATAGCGGTTACTGTTTGTTCAGTAGAACTCATTGCTCTAAAGTGAAGATCTGCACATTGGTTATTAATCAATATCGTGGGTTTATGAGACCACGCCTCGGTAGTAgctaaaattgaaaaatcgCGTAGTTGAGCTTCACCCAAAATAATAGATGCATGTTTTAACCATACCTCTGATTTctgagaaaaaattactacTGAGCCTGCTTGGCTAGTTGAATCTTTTAGGTTTTCCCATAATAAACTAACTCGGCCTCCAACTGTTCTACTCATCAGCTTTGTCTCATCCATGACCAGTTGCAATTCACTCTTATCTACTAGCAAGACAGTATTCATCCTAAATTGCTTTGATAACTCTGTTTTTGGATCActtttatcatcttcaCCCACTGCCGCAACCAGCGGAATGAGGTCCTGCAATTTAAGTAATCTGTCACTAAATTTCCCCTTCACTGAACCGATCCTTCCCGTAATCTCAATGGTTTCTTCTCTATTCAGAGATAAGCTTGTCACGGGAGGTGTCAGGTCCACTACTAAATTGGCATCTGCCACCACAAAATTATGTTCAACCTCATATCCCTCACCATAAA
The nucleotide sequence above comes from Saccharomyces mikatae IFO 1815 strain IFO1815 genome assembly, chromosome: 12. Encoded proteins:
- the SMC4 gene encoding condensin subunit SMC4 (similar to Saccharomyces cerevisiae SMC4 (YLR086W); ancestral locus Anc_8.259), giving the protein MCDSPLSKRQKRKAVEEPELSLDDSDATQELQAEKQADRSEKTPDPNSPALETSYAKSHTPRKLVLSSGENRYAFSQPTNSATTSLHVPNLQPPGTSSRGRDYKAYSQSPPRSPGRSPTRRLELLQLSPVKNSRVELQKLYNSHQSSTKQQGRLFINELVLENFKSYAGRQVVGPFHTSFSAVVGPNGSGKSNVIDSMLFVFGFRANKMRQDRLSDLIHKSEAFPNLQSCSVAVHFEYVIDESSGTSRIDEEKPGLVITRKAFKNNSSKYYINGKESSYTEVTKLLKNEGIDLDHKRFLILQGEVENIAQMKPKAEKESDDGLLEYLEDIIGTANYKPLIEEQMNQIEALNEVCLEKENRFEIVDREKNSLESGKETALEFLAKEKQLTLLKSKLFQFKVLQSNSKLASTLEKISSLNKDFETEKVKFQESLKKVEEVKTQRKEIKDRISSNDSREKDLVLERRELEGTRVSLEERTKNLANKIEKSERTSKCTKRSISEAEHTLKELHTQQTEHESEIKDLNQLLEEERSVLDEIKLSLKDKTKDISTEIIQHEKELEPWDLQLQEKESQIQLAESELSLLEETQSKLKKNVETMEEKILARKAHKQELQDLILNLKKKLSSLRDERSQGEENFSSAHLKLEEMQKVLNTHRQRAMEARSSLSEAQNKSKVLTALSKLQKSGRINGFHGRLGDLGIIDNSFDVAISTACPRLDDVVVDTVECAQQCIDYLRKNKLGYARFILLDRLRQFNLQPISTPENVPRLFDLVKPKDPKFSNAFYSVLRDTLVARSLKQANNVAYGRKRFRVVTIDGKLIDISGTISGGGNHVSKGLMRLGTNQSNKIDDYTPEEVNKIEHELSERENNFRVANDTVHEMEAELKNLRDQEPAIESKISKTEMEADSITSELTLAEQQVKEARIAYHNALSDKAQVNMIMKNLERLKGEHDDLQSETKTKKEKIKVLQGEIMKIGGTKLQMQNSKVGSLCQRLDILVAKLKKVKSGIKKSEGDVLKFQKQLKNSERDVELSSNELKAIEEKLKHTKLDLSENDIKMTETFNLRSELKEESEQLKEMVAETEENIDEFKSLEIEMKNKLEKLNSLLMHIKKEINQQEKGLSELSIRDVTHTLEILDNNTMDIVKTDNKIEQAVVKEKRSSETQDEKNIQEEERTCDDHHSMDIDETSNEVIRGIPRFSEEELKELDIELLEKEISELSYYIDETNVDIGVLEEYARRLAEFKRRKLDLNQAVQKRDEVKGQVEVLKKKRFDEFMTGFNIISMTLKEMYQMITMGGNAELELVDSLDPFSEGVTFSVMPPKKSWRNITNLSGGEKTLSSLALVFALHKYKPTPLYVMDEIDAALDFRNVSIVANYIKERTKNAQFIVISLRNNMFELAQQLVGIYKRDNRTRSTTVKNIDILNRT